One Salmo trutta chromosome 12, fSalTru1.1, whole genome shotgun sequence genomic region harbors:
- the LOC115203304 gene encoding iroquois-class homeodomain protein irx-3: MSFPQLGYQYIRPIYPPERQGISNARAGTELSPSGALSNVLSTMYGSPFAAAAQGYGAFLPYSNDISIFNQLGAQYELKDSPGVQGHPGFAHHHPAFYPYGQYQFGDPSRPKNATRESTSTLKAWLSEHRKNPYPTKGEKIMLAIITKMTLTQVSTWFANARRRLKKENKMTWTPRSRTDEEGNVYNSDHEEGEEGDKREDEEEIDLENIDTENIENKDDLDDQDDLHADLKLDGRSDSEISDGYEDLQGPDQRFLKAVVKEGKDIHVDRVEHFHHHHHHSFEIKASQPNGEQVKLNPVSINSPPSENAAPAQKPKIWSLAETATTPDNPRKSPQMNGSNTVGPAAQTIISPHHRLLSCPVGKIQNWTNRAFSAHQLALLNSNHYLGLANQASANGLALYSRQQHQHTQDKSHSSDTAVTERSSALEAEKKLLKTAFHPVHRRPQNQLEAAVVLSALASS, encoded by the exons ATGTCTTTCCCGCAGCTGGGATATCAGTACATCCGACCGATATACCCACCGGAGCGCCAGGGTATCAGCAACGCCCGAGCCGGGACGGAGTTGAGCCCGTCCGGGGCACTCTCAAACGTACTCTCAACTATGTATGGATCACCTTTCGCCGCAGCAGCACAGGGCTATGGAGCATTTCTGCCCTATTCAAACGATATATCAATTTTCAATCAATTG GGTGCTCAGTATGAGTTGAAAGACAGTCCAGGCGTCCAAGGACACCCAGGATTTGCCCACCATCACCCAGCGTTTTACCCATATGGCCAGTATCAGTTTGGTGACCCGTCCAGACCCAAAAATGCGACCAGGGAGAGCACGAGCACACTGAAGGCCTGGCTGAGCGAGCACCGTAAGAACCCCTACCCCACCAAGGGGGAGAAGATCATGCTGGCCATCATCACCAAAATGACCCTCACCCAAGTTTCCACCTGGTTCGCCAACGCCAGGAGGAGGCTAAAGAAGGAGAACAAGATGACCTGGACTCCCCGAAGCCGCACAGACGAAGAGGGAAATGTTTACAACAGTGATcacgaggagggagaggaaggggacaagagggaggatgaggaagagattGATTTAGAAAATATCGACACGGAAAATATCGAGAATAAGGACGACTTGGATGATCAGGATGACCTACACGCTGATTTAAAATTAGATGGTAGAAGCGACTCTGAGATTTCAGACGGCTATGAGGATTTACAAGGGCCCGATCAGAGATTTCTGAAGGCTGTAGTGAAGGAGGGCAAAGACATTCACGTGGACCGGGTCGAGcacttccaccaccaccaccatcactctTTTGAAATTAAAGCCTCACAACCGAATGGCGAACAAGTGAAACTGAATCCTGTGTCCATCAACTCGCCCCCATCAGAAAACGCGGCCCCGGCCCAGAAGCCAAAGATTTGGTCTTTGGCGGAGACAGCAACAACTCCTGACAATCCCCGCAAATCTCCACAAATGAACGGCAGCAACACAGTTGGGCCCGCGGCCCAGACCATAATCAGCCCTCACCACAGACTCCTctcttgtcctgttggaaaaatcCAGAACTGGACAAACCGAGCGTTTTCTGCCCACCAGCTCGCATTACTGAACTCTAACCATTACCTTGGACTGGCGAACCAAGCTTCGGCTAACGGGCTCGCCCTCTACAGCAGGCAGCAACACCAACACACGCAGGACAAGAGTCATAGCTCAGACACAGCCGTCACAG AGAGATCTAGTGCCTTGGAAGCAGAGaaaaagttgttaaaaacagccttcCACCCAGTTCATAGACG GCCTCAGAACCAACTCGAGGCAGCGGTGGTTCTATCAGCTCTCGCCTCCTCCTAG